A single genomic interval of Phycisphaerae bacterium harbors:
- a CDS encoding DUF1425 domain-containing protein, with product MTRIVVAGSAILFCVVGCKETTTPVKVVGEDSPYQTEGRIQFEQSQLANLIDVVRVDPQSKGQGLLHLIVTLRNKTSKPLWVECRTTFLDSRGHVLEQTNWEVVYLDARTVTEYACTSLGPKAVEYQMLIRRPAESSLHKP from the coding sequence ATGACGCGAATCGTCGTTGCGGGTAGCGCGATTCTCTTTTGTGTCGTCGGCTGCAAGGAGACGACTACGCCGGTGAAAGTGGTGGGCGAGGACAGCCCTTACCAGACGGAGGGGCGCATACAGTTCGAGCAATCGCAACTGGCCAATCTGATCGACGTTGTACGCGTGGACCCGCAGTCGAAGGGGCAGGGGCTGCTTCATCTCATCGTCACGCTGAGAAACAAGACGAGCAAGCCGCTGTGGGTTGAGTGCCGGACGACGTTTCTGGACTCGCGTGGCCATGTTCTCGAACAGACCAATTGGGAAGTCGTCTACTTGGACGCACGGACGGTGACGGAATATGCCTGCACCTCGCTGGGCCCGAAAGCGGTTGAGTATCAGATGCTCATCCGCCGGCCTGCCGAGTCTTCGTTACACAAACCATGA